One window of Solwaraspora sp. WMMA2056 genomic DNA carries:
- a CDS encoding 1,4-dihydroxy-6-naphthoate synthase, which yields MALHLAFSPCPNDTFVFHALAHGQVPGAPPVTVTYADVDVTNTAAARGEFDLVKVSYAALPWLLDQYELLPCGGALGRGCGPLLLTAGKQAGKQAGDARADSGLATGDLTGATVAVPGERTTAYLLLRLWSADRPPARIEVVPFHEIMPGVAAGRYDAGLVIHEARFTYPRYGLTELVDLGAWWEADTGLPIPLGAILARRSTVDARQAADWVRDSVRRAWADPAASRDYVLRHAQEMEPEVADRHIGLYVNEFTEDLGTDGRAAVTALLERAAAQGLTPRLLPG from the coding sequence GTGGCTCTGCACCTGGCGTTCTCCCCCTGCCCCAACGACACGTTCGTGTTCCACGCCCTGGCGCACGGCCAGGTGCCGGGCGCGCCACCGGTGACCGTCACCTACGCCGACGTGGACGTCACCAACACCGCCGCCGCGCGCGGCGAGTTCGACCTGGTGAAGGTCAGCTACGCGGCGCTGCCGTGGCTGCTCGACCAGTACGAACTGCTGCCCTGCGGTGGGGCGCTCGGCCGGGGCTGCGGCCCGCTGCTGCTCACCGCCGGCAAGCAGGCCGGCAAGCAGGCCGGCGATGCCCGAGCTGACAGCGGCCTGGCCACCGGTGACCTGACCGGGGCGACGGTCGCCGTACCCGGTGAACGGACCACCGCGTACCTGCTGCTGCGGCTCTGGTCGGCGGACCGTCCGCCGGCCCGGATCGAGGTCGTGCCGTTCCACGAGATCATGCCCGGGGTGGCCGCCGGCCGCTACGACGCCGGACTGGTGATCCACGAGGCCCGGTTCACCTACCCCCGGTACGGGCTGACCGAACTGGTCGACCTCGGCGCCTGGTGGGAGGCCGACACCGGACTGCCGATCCCGCTCGGGGCGATCCTGGCCCGCCGCTCGACGGTCGACGCGCGGCAGGCCGCCGACTGGGTGCGCGACTCGGTCCGCCGGGCCTGGGCCGACCCGGCCGCCTCCCGGGACTACGTGCTGCGGCACGCCCAGGAGATGGAGCCGGAGGTGGCGGACCGGCACATCGGGCTGTACGTCAACGAGTTCACCGAGGACCTCGGCACCGACGGGCGGGCTGCGGTGACCGCCCTACTGGAACGGGCGGCAGCGCAGGGGCTGACCCCGCGGCTGCTGCCCGGCTGA
- a CDS encoding helicase-associated domain-containing protein, giving the protein MTTTLADHLRSRSDAELGELLRLRPDLVVPAPTDLATLAARAQSRISTTRALDDLDEFTLRILDAARLSRDPSDGVTSVDAVLAMAITPRGAATTDQVRQALDRLRARCLLYGPPTGLRVAGGVDEAGSPYPAGLGRPAAELDDQVARRCADPAQLRRTLLSAAPPARAVLDRLAAGPPLGTVGSGTGGTGSGSGGTGTGGTGTGGTGTGGAETGPGQPGPVRWLVDAGLLAVVTDVPRAEGGQTVELPREVGLLLRRETGPLGVLRPDPPLVTAPARTPRIVDAAGSGQAMEFVRHAGDLLEAVAAEPVPMLRTGGIGVRELRRLARAGGVSEQLAGLVVEVGYAAGLIGEVDAGGAANRAAVDQQLLPTTGYDLWCARPPARRWEQLAQAWLAMTRRPGLIGGRDDRDRAITARSAAVERAGAPAVRRTVLAVLAGLAPGGAPTADDVLTLLAWQAPRRSRGRDELHREVLDEAAHLGVTALGALTGYGRLLLADDPATGWASVDDDPLGVRSTGREHRGEASAVERALAALLPDPVDHFLVQADLTVVVPGPPEPSLAAELEVVAEPESTGAASVHRVTPASVRRALDAGWSADDLHELFARRSRTPVPQGLTYLVDDTARTHGGLRAGSAGGYLRSDDEALLAEVLADRRLGGLALRRLAPTVLVSAATAGRLVDALRQAGYAPTVEDGSGAALRRPPRVRRAPAPHPATMRPVDPLAAPPLTKPRIDALVEQLRRGEAAVRAARRAPGPVRAANGQPVEGLAAVQAHAQALAVLQQAVRDKSLVWVGYVDAHGAAASRLVRPVSIGAGFLRAEDERTETLHTFALQRVTAAVVHD; this is encoded by the coding sequence ATGACCACCACACTCGCCGACCACCTGCGGTCCCGCTCCGATGCCGAGCTGGGTGAACTGCTGCGGCTGCGCCCGGATCTGGTCGTGCCGGCACCGACCGACCTGGCGACGCTGGCCGCCCGCGCCCAGTCACGGATCTCCACCACGCGTGCCCTCGACGACCTGGACGAGTTCACCCTGCGGATCCTCGACGCGGCGCGGCTGTCCAGGGATCCGTCCGACGGGGTCACCTCGGTCGACGCGGTGCTCGCGATGGCCATCACCCCGCGCGGCGCGGCCACCACCGACCAGGTACGGCAGGCGCTGGACCGGCTACGGGCCCGCTGCCTGCTCTACGGTCCGCCGACCGGGCTGCGGGTGGCCGGCGGGGTGGACGAGGCGGGTTCGCCGTACCCGGCGGGGTTGGGCCGACCCGCCGCCGAGCTGGACGACCAGGTGGCGCGGCGGTGTGCGGACCCGGCGCAGCTGCGCCGTACGCTGCTCAGCGCCGCACCGCCGGCGCGGGCGGTGCTCGACCGGCTGGCCGCCGGGCCGCCGCTGGGCACCGTCGGATCCGGCACCGGCGGCACGGGCTCCGGCTCCGGCGGCACCGGCACCGGCGGCACCGGCACCGGCGGCACCGGCACCGGCGGCGCGGAGACCGGGCCCGGCCAGCCGGGTCCGGTGCGGTGGCTCGTCGACGCCGGACTGCTGGCCGTCGTCACCGACGTACCGAGGGCCGAGGGCGGGCAGACCGTCGAACTGCCCCGGGAGGTCGGGCTGCTGCTGCGCCGGGAAACCGGCCCGCTCGGCGTGCTGCGTCCCGACCCGCCGCTGGTGACCGCCCCTGCGCGGACGCCGAGAATCGTCGACGCGGCCGGCTCCGGTCAGGCCATGGAGTTCGTCCGGCACGCCGGCGACCTGTTGGAGGCGGTGGCGGCGGAGCCGGTGCCGATGCTGCGTACCGGCGGCATCGGCGTACGCGAGCTGCGGCGGCTGGCCCGCGCCGGCGGCGTCAGCGAGCAGCTGGCCGGGCTGGTGGTCGAGGTCGGGTACGCCGCCGGGCTGATCGGCGAGGTCGACGCCGGCGGCGCGGCCAACCGGGCCGCCGTCGACCAGCAACTGCTGCCGACCACCGGCTACGACCTGTGGTGCGCCCGGCCACCGGCCCGCCGGTGGGAGCAGCTGGCGCAGGCGTGGTTGGCGATGACCCGCCGGCCCGGTCTGATCGGTGGCCGCGACGACCGGGACCGGGCGATCACCGCCCGGTCGGCGGCGGTGGAACGGGCCGGCGCACCGGCGGTACGCCGTACCGTGCTGGCGGTGCTGGCCGGGCTCGCGCCGGGGGGCGCACCGACCGCCGACGACGTGCTGACCCTGCTCGCCTGGCAGGCACCGCGCCGCAGCCGGGGCCGCGACGAGCTGCACCGCGAGGTGCTCGACGAAGCGGCCCACCTGGGCGTCACCGCGCTCGGGGCGTTGACCGGGTACGGCCGGCTGCTGCTCGCCGACGATCCGGCGACCGGTTGGGCCAGTGTGGACGACGACCCGCTCGGGGTCCGGTCGACCGGGCGGGAGCATCGGGGCGAGGCGTCCGCCGTGGAGCGGGCGTTGGCGGCGCTGCTGCCCGACCCAGTGGACCATTTCCTGGTCCAGGCCGACCTGACCGTGGTGGTGCCGGGCCCGCCGGAGCCGTCGCTCGCCGCCGAGTTGGAGGTGGTGGCCGAGCCGGAGTCGACCGGGGCCGCGAGCGTGCACCGGGTCACCCCGGCCAGTGTCCGCCGCGCCCTGGACGCCGGCTGGTCCGCCGACGATCTGCACGAGCTGTTCGCCCGCCGGTCCCGCACCCCGGTGCCGCAGGGGTTGACCTACCTGGTCGACGACACCGCCCGTACCCACGGTGGGCTGCGGGCCGGTTCGGCCGGCGGGTACCTGCGCAGCGACGACGAGGCGCTGCTGGCCGAGGTGCTGGCGGACCGCCGGCTCGGCGGGCTGGCGTTGCGGCGGCTGGCACCGACGGTGCTGGTCAGCGCGGCGACGGCCGGCCGGTTGGTGGACGCGCTGCGGCAGGCCGGCTACGCGCCGACGGTGGAGGACGGTTCCGGGGCGGCGCTGCGGCGACCGCCCCGGGTACGCCGGGCACCGGCGCCGCATCCGGCGACGATGCGCCCGGTCGACCCGTTGGCGGCGCCGCCGTTGACCAAACCCCGGATCGACGCGCTGGTGGAGCAGCTGCGGCGTGGCGAGGCGGCGGTCCGGGCGGCGCGGCGGGCCCCCGGGCCGGTCCGGGCGGCAAACGGCCAGCCGGTCGAGGGGCTGGCGGCGGTGCAGGCGCACGCGCAGGCCCTGGCCGTGCTGCAGCAGGCGGTACGGGACAAGTCGCTGGTCTGGGTGGGTTACGTTGACGCCCACGGGGCCGCCGCGTCACGTCTGGTCCGGCCGGTGTCGATCGGGGCCGGTTTCCTGCGGGCCGAGGACGAGCGGACCGAGACGCTGCACACTTTCGCGTTGCAGCGGGTGACGGCCGCCGTGGTGCACGACTGA
- a CDS encoding cold shock domain-containing protein, translating to MPTGRVKWYDAGKGYGFVTSDEGGDVFLPKGALPAGVTDLKSGQRLEFGVVDSRRGAQALGVKLLEAPPSVAELRRRPPEELHGLVEDMIKVLEAKVQPDLRRGRFPDRRTAQTVAQLVHAVARELET from the coding sequence GTGCCGACGGGTCGAGTGAAGTGGTACGACGCAGGGAAGGGTTACGGCTTCGTCACCAGCGACGAGGGCGGCGACGTGTTCCTGCCGAAGGGAGCGCTGCCAGCCGGCGTCACCGACCTCAAGTCCGGTCAACGGCTGGAGTTCGGCGTGGTCGACAGCCGGCGCGGTGCCCAGGCGCTCGGTGTGAAGCTGCTCGAGGCGCCACCGTCCGTCGCTGAGCTGCGACGCCGGCCGCCGGAGGAGCTGCATGGACTGGTCGAGGACATGATCAAGGTGTTGGAGGCGAAGGTCCAGCCGGACCTGCGCCGGGGTCGGTTCCCGGACCGCCGGACCGCGCAGACGGTCGCTCAGTTGGTGCACGCGGTCGCCCGCGAGCTGGAGACCTGA
- a CDS encoding HAD family hydrolase, whose translation MPLVVGFDLDMTLIDSRPGIAATYRALTARTGVHVDAAVAVSRLGPPLRHEISQWFPAEQVDAAVEQFRALYPRYAVAPSLPLPGAVAALDLIRSRGGQVVVVTSKLGRLAQLHLDHLGLTVDVLAGDLFAEGKAAALREHGVQVYVGDHTADMVAARTAGVPGLGVASGPCPAADLLAAGAAAVIDDLTGFPAALDGRLRLAW comes from the coding sequence ATGCCGCTGGTGGTCGGGTTCGACCTGGACATGACGTTGATCGACTCGCGGCCGGGGATCGCCGCGACGTACCGGGCGCTGACCGCGCGGACCGGGGTGCACGTCGACGCCGCGGTCGCGGTGTCCCGGCTGGGCCCGCCGCTACGCCACGAGATCAGCCAGTGGTTCCCGGCCGAGCAGGTCGACGCGGCGGTCGAGCAGTTCCGGGCGCTCTACCCCCGGTACGCGGTGGCGCCGTCGCTGCCGCTGCCCGGCGCGGTCGCCGCCCTCGACCTGATCCGCTCCCGGGGCGGCCAGGTGGTGGTGGTCACCTCCAAACTCGGCCGGCTCGCCCAACTGCACCTGGACCACCTGGGGCTGACGGTGGACGTTCTCGCCGGGGACCTGTTCGCCGAGGGCAAGGCGGCGGCACTGCGGGAGCACGGCGTACAGGTCTATGTGGGTGATCACACCGCGGACATGGTGGCCGCGCGGACCGCCGGCGTCCCCGGCCTGGGTGTCGCCTCCGGGCCCTGCCCGGCGGCGGATCTGCTGGCCGCCGGGGCGGCGGCGGTCATCGACGACCTGACCGGATTCCCAGCGGCGCTCGATGGTCGGCTCCGGCTAGCCTGGTGA